The stretch of DNA GACCGCATCTGCACTTCGAGGTGCGGCTCACGCCGTATCTGGGATCGGGCGTCGATCCGCTGACCTGGTTCGCGGAACGTGGCGTCAGGCTTTAGGGGTCCTTGCGATAGGGGCGCCCGAGCCGCGGGGGCCGGCACCGCACCTCGCGGCGTTGCCGAAAAGCCCTGGTGGCTCCGTTACGAGGACTCTCCGGCGCCTTGCGACGCACGGCACCAGCCCTCGCGGCCTGATCGGACTCCCCTATTGCAAGGACCCCTTAGCGCCTTCCCCGCACGGTGGGTGCCGTCCCATGGATGCCGGCCCGTGGAAGCCGCCCGTGGAAGCCGCCCGTGGAAGTCGGCCCGTGGATGTCAGCTGTCGGCGGCGTGCCGCTCCGCGATGATGCGCTCGATGACGACGGCGACCCCGTCGTCGTTGTTGGCGACGGTCGAGGCGGAGGCCGCGGCGATCACGTCGGGGTGGGCGTTGCCCATGGCGTACGAGCGGCCGGCCCAGGTCAGCATCTCGACGTCGTTGGGCATGTCCCCGAAGGCGACGACCTCTTCGGGGCCGATGCCGAGTTCCGCGCAGCAGAGTGCGAGCGTGCTCGCCTTGGAGACGCCGTGGGCACTGATCTCCAGCAGGGCGGTCGGGCTGGACCTGGTGACGGAGGCGCGGTCCCCGATCGCCTTCCTCGCCAGGGACAGGAACTCGTCGGGGGACAGCTCCGGGTGGTGGGCGAGGAGCTTGAGCACGGGCTGCCCGCCGATACCGCTGCGTGCGGCCGGTCCTGGCGGGGTGGCGTCGGGGTTCTGCGAGGGGGCGGCCTGCGAGGGAGCCGTCCGCGATGGGGCGGCGGTCGGGGATTCGTCGGCGAGGAGTACGTCCACGGGGGCGATGCTCTCGCTCGGGTCCAGGTGGAGCGGCGGATAGCCGGGCTCGTGGTGGAGGCCGCCGGTCCGCTCCACGGCGAAAGTGGTGCCGGGCGCCGCCGTACGGAGCGCGAGGGCCACGCCGAGAGCGGCGCCGGTCTCCATGGGCCGCAGCTTCACGAACCGGGGGCCGCCGTCCCCGCTGTGCAGATCGACGACGGCAGCGCCATTGCCGCAGATCGCGAGTCCGTGGCCGTGTACGTGGGCGCTGACGACGTCCATCCAGCGGGCCGGCCTGCCGGTGACGAAGAAGACCCGCACCCCCGCGGCCTCCGCCGCCGCGAGCGCGTCGACGGTCCGGGGGGAGACGGACTTGTCGTCCCGCAGAAGCGTGCCGTCCAGATCCGTCGCGATGAGACGCGGCGGTACGTGCGGGGCGGAGGTACCGGGCCGTGTTCGCGGGGTCACAGAGGTCACACAGACATTCTCGCGTATATGAGTGCACGGGCGTGCGGCGGGGCGCACGGA from Streptomyces tsukubensis encodes:
- a CDS encoding HAD hydrolase family protein, with the translated sequence MRENVCVTSVTPRTRPGTSAPHVPPRLIATDLDGTLLRDDKSVSPRTVDALAAAEAAGVRVFFVTGRPARWMDVVSAHVHGHGLAICGNGAAVVDLHSGDGGPRFVKLRPMETGAALGVALALRTAAPGTTFAVERTGGLHHEPGYPPLHLDPSESIAPVDVLLADESPTAAPSRTAPSQAAPSQNPDATPPGPAARSGIGGQPVLKLLAHHPELSPDEFLSLARKAIGDRASVTRSSPTALLEISAHGVSKASTLALCCAELGIGPEEVVAFGDMPNDVEMLTWAGRSYAMGNAHPDVIAAASASTVANNDDGVAVVIERIIAERHAADS